A region from the Zonotrichia leucophrys gambelii isolate GWCS_2022_RI chromosome 21, RI_Zleu_2.0, whole genome shotgun sequence genome encodes:
- the KIAA2013 gene encoding uncharacterized protein KIAA2013 homolog has product MWLQQRLKGLPGLLSSSWARRLLLLLVLLLVAYWYLGAARARGAGRGAEPWGPAALCLQKASGAWREQTQRGDALPLPEEAAGAGEPPGLAVAGNGFLLLDVSAGRLWVRPAGPAAGAPLATEYPALVRLRALGGRGEARAALAALRDGAVRRLRCVQTGPGSGDCVTVREEVVAHRSRPHLYLQRIRIANPTARVAAFEASAPAASSVPGGRFTTSLEKVEERQFLLSSGRLLLAGSPKVVLVVVAAKKLVSRVQVAPESHFDETLLSVVYTSEPIEVSRLEETFSKLREAAKKEMLEVMQMGVEDLFQEHQQTWSDLFISGIEMRKITDAHTPSSETVNMTLYYVLSTVPAPLLDPLLAGEDRERIEASLNYADHCFSGHATMHAQNLWPPRLTSVTQILQLSDLWKLTLQKRGCKGLVAAGVHGLMQGMVLSFGGLQFTENHLQFQADPDVLHNSYSLRGIHYNKDLISLAVLLDAEGKPFLHVSVKFQEKPVRLYACEAGCMNEPVELTSEARGHTFPVMVTQPITPLLYISTDLVHLQDLRHTLHLKAILAHEEHMAKQYPGLPFLFWFSVASLITLFHLFLFKLIYNEYCGPGAKPLFRSKVAVPDSAR; this is encoded by the exons atgtggctgcagcagcggcTGAAGGGGCTGCCGGGGCTGCTGTCCAGCAGCTGGGCGCGgcgcctgctgctgctgctggtgctgctgctcgtCGCCTACTGGTACCTGGGCGCGGcgcgggcgcggggcgcggggcgcggggccgAGCCCTGGGGCCCCGCCGCGCTCTGCCTGCAGAAGGCTTCGGGCGCCTGGCGGGAGCAGACCCAGCGCGGCGATGCGCTGCCGCTGCCTGAGGAGGCGGCGGGCGCCGGCGAGCCCCCGGGGCTGGCGGTGGCCGGGAACgggttcctgctgctggacGTGTCGGCCGGGCGGCTCTGGGTGCGGCCCGCGGGGCCCGCTGCGGGCGCGCCGCTCGCCACCGAGTACCCGGCGCTGGTGCGGCTGAGGGCGCTGGGCGGGCGCGGCGAGGCGCGGGCGGCGCTGGCGGCGCTGCGGGACGGGGCCGTGCGGAGGTTGCGCTGCGTGCAGACCGGGCCCGGCTCCGGGGACTGCGTGACGGTGCGGGAGGAGGTGGTGGCACACCGGAGCCGGCCGCACCTCTACCTGCAGCGCATCCGCATCGCCAACCCCACCGCGCGGGTGGCCGCCTTCGAGGCCTCGGCTCCCGCCGCCTCGTCCGTCCCGGGCGGGCGCTTCACCAccagcctggagaaggtggAGGAGCGGCAGTTCCTGCTCTCCTCCGGCCGCCTGCTGCTGGCCGGCAGCCCCaaggtggtgctggtggtggtggctgCCAAGAAACTCGTGAGCCGGGTGCAGGTCGCGCCCGAGTCGCACTTTGACGAGACCCTGCTGTCCGTGGTGTACACGTCGGAGCCCATCGAGGTGTCCAGGCTGGAGGAGACCTTCAGCAAGCTGAGGGAGGCGGCCAAGAAAGAGATGCTGGAGGTGATGCAGATGGGGGTGGAAGATCTTTTCCAGGAGCACCAGCAGACCTGGTCTGACTTGTTCATTTCAG gGATTGAAATGAGGAAGATCACAGATGCACACACCCCATCCAGTGAGACTGTCAACATGACCCTCTACTACGTGCTGTCAACTGTGCCAGCCCCCCTGCTGGACCCTCTCCTTGCTGGTGAGGACAGGGAGAGGATTGAGGCCAGCCTGAACTATGCTGACCACTGCTTCAGTGGCCACGCCACCATGCACGCCCAGAACCTGTGGCCACCCAGGCTGACCAGTGTCACCCAgatcctgcagctctcagaCCTGTGGAAGCTGACTCTCCAGAAACGGGGCTGCAAGGGCCTTGTGGCAGCTGGAGTGCACGGGCTGATGCAGGGAATGGTGCTCAGCTTTGGGGGTCTGCAGTTCACAGAAAACCACCTTCAGTTCCAGGCTGACCCTGACGTGCTCCATAACAGCTACTCCTTACGTGGCATCCATTACAACAAGGACTTGATCAGTTTAGCTGTTCTCCTGGATGCTGAAGGAAAGCCCTTCTTGCATGTGTCTGTGAAGTTCCAGGAGAAGCCTGTCAGACTGTATGCCTGTGAGGCAGGCTGTATGAACGAGCCCGTGGAGCTCACCTCAGAGGCACGAGGCCACACCTTCCCTGTCATGGTGACCCAACCCATCACACCACTGCTTTATATCTCTACAGATCTGGTCCACTTGCAGGACCTAAGACACACACTCCACCTAAAAGCTATTCTAGCTCATGAGGAACACATGGCCAAGCAATACCCAGGCTTACCCTTCCTGTTCTGGTTCAGTGTGGCCTCCTTAATtactttgtttcatttgtttctgtTCAAACTCATCTACAACGAGTATTGTGGGCCGGGAGCCAAGCCCCTCTTCAGGAGTAAG GTGGCTGTCCCCGACTCTGCCCGCTGA
- the LOC135456613 gene encoding chymotrypsin-like elastase family member 2A produces the protein MLGVLFAVLALASAAFGCGVPSYPPLVTRVVGGENARPYSWPWQVSLQYYSNGKWSHTCGGTLIATNWVMTAAHCISSTLTYKVLIGKYNLAATEAGSVAVYPSKIIVHRNWNSNNVANGYDIALIKLSQHVTLSDKIQLACLPAAQSILSSNTPCYVTGWGRLQTNGPLPDKLQQGRLLVVNYATCSSASWWGTTVKSTMVCAGGDGVISSCSGDSGGPLNCQRADGTWEVHGIVSFGSSISCNYYHKPSVFTRVSAYNSWIEQVMATN, from the exons ATGCTTGGAGTCCTCTTTGCTGTGTTAGCTCTGGCCTCTGCAG CCTTTGGCTGCGGGGTTCCTTCCTACCCACCTCTTGTGACCAGAGTTGTTGGAGGGGAAAATGCAAGGCCATacagctggccctggcag GTCTCCCTTCAATACTATTCCAATGGCAAGTGGAGTCACACCTGTGGGGGAACCCTGATTGCCACCAACTGGGTGATGACAGCTGCCCACTGCATCAG CTCTACTCTGACCTACAAAGTGCTTATTGGAAAATACAACCTGGCAGCTACGGAAGCAGGATCAGTTGCAGTTTATCCATCAAAGATCATTGTCCATAGGAACTGGAATTCAAATAATGTTGCCAATGG GTACGACATTGCTCTGATCAAGCTCTCTCAGCACGTCACCCTGAGTGACAAAATCCAGCTGGCCTGCCTGCCCGCTGCCCAGAGCATCCTGTCCTCCAACACTCCCTGCTATGTCACTGGCTGGGGAAGACTGCAGA CTAATGGACCCCTTCCTGACAAGCTGCAGCAAGGCCGTCTGCTGGTGGTGAATTATGCCACCTGCTCCAGCGCTTCCTGGTGGGGAACCACTGTGAAATCCACCATGGTTTGTGCTGGTGGGGATGGAGTCATCTCCAGCTGCAGC GGTGACTCTGGTGGCCCGCTGAACTGCCAGAGGGCTGATGGCACCTGGGAAGTGCACGGCATCGTCAGCTTCGGCTCCTCCATCAGCTGCAACTACTACCACAAACCCTCTGTGTTCACCAGGGTCTCTGCCTACAACAGCTGGATCGAGCag gTTATGGCAACCAACTAA